The Patescibacteria group bacterium genome has a segment encoding these proteins:
- the tsaD gene encoding tRNA (adenosine(37)-N6)-threonylcarbamoyltransferase complex transferase subunit TsaD, producing MKILGIETSCDDTSVSLIAVANHRLKILAEVVSSQIKTHAMYGGVVPEVAARMHIENIIPVLRSVLPKNPEKYIDRISVTRGPGLVTSLLIGVETAKSLALAWQKPIVPVNHIEGHMLACWLGNKAIKLPAVALIVSGGHTEIILMKDFGQYKLIGQTQDDAAGEAFDKVAKLLKLGYPGGPIIQKLAESGNPKAFDLPRPMLDRKNFDFSFAGLKTAVLYLYQKGVVPKSKINDLCASFQQAAIDVLVAKTIVAARKYKVKTILLGGGVAANQPLRDSLSKEARRHGLAFAAPSLLHCADNATMIALAGYYGQPKPWSRIKADPNWELV from the coding sequence ATGAAAATCCTCGGCATCGAGACATCTTGCGACGACACTTCCGTTAGTTTGATTGCGGTGGCCAACCACCGATTAAAAATATTGGCCGAGGTGGTGTCGTCTCAAATCAAAACCCACGCCATGTATGGCGGAGTAGTGCCAGAAGTAGCGGCGCGTATGCATATTGAGAATATTATTCCGGTACTGCGTTCGGTATTGCCAAAAAATCCGGAGAAATACATTGATCGAATCTCCGTGACGCGCGGCCCCGGTTTGGTGACATCGCTGCTGATCGGCGTTGAGACCGCCAAGTCTCTGGCGTTGGCCTGGCAAAAACCAATCGTTCCGGTCAACCACATCGAAGGACACATGTTGGCCTGTTGGCTGGGCAACAAAGCTATCAAACTACCCGCCGTGGCGCTGATCGTTTCCGGCGGACATACAGAAATTATATTAATGAAAGATTTTGGGCAATACAAACTAATCGGTCAGACTCAAGACGACGCGGCTGGTGAAGCGTTTGATAAAGTGGCCAAGTTGTTGAAGCTCGGCTATCCGGGCGGGCCCATCATTCAAAAATTGGCTGAATCTGGCAACCCTAAAGCTTTCGACCTGCCCCGGCCCATGCTGGATCGTAAGAATTTTGATTTTAGTTTTGCAGGTTTGAAGACGGCCGTGTTGTATCTCTATCAAAAGGGTGTGGTACCGAAATCAAAGATAAACGATCTGTGCGCGTCATTTCAACAAGCCGCGATTGATGTGTTAGTCGCTAAGACGATCGTAGCCGCCCGTAAATACAAAGTGAAGACCATACTGCTAGGCGGCGGCGTCGCGGCTAATCAACCACTACGCGACTCTTTGAGTAAAGAGGCAAGACGACACGGCCTGGCGTTTGCCGCACCGTCGCTGCTCCATTGCGCCGACAACGCCACCATGATCGCACTGGCCGGATACTATGGCCAACCCAAACCCTGGTCGCGCATCAAGGCCGATCCGAATTGGGAGTTGGTATAA
- a CDS encoding response regulator: MERKRILVADDEIYVVHILEFTLTMEGYDVLSADDGEEALRRIEQDRPDLVVLDIMMPKMDGYEVLRRIRADAEEWIRQMPVIVLSSKGRPIDRETGLEMGADDYVVKPFSPSRLLEKIRDLLDRRRLASLTGQ; this comes from the coding sequence ATGGAACGGAAACGAATCTTGGTAGCTGACGACGAGATCTACGTCGTTCACATCTTGGAGTTCACTCTCACCATGGAGGGATACGACGTGCTGTCGGCTGATGACGGCGAGGAGGCATTGCGGCGTATCGAACAAGATCGTCCCGACCTGGTGGTGCTGGACATCATGATGCCCAAGATGGATGGCTATGAGGTGTTGCGGCGGATTCGGGCGGACGCGGAAGAATGGATACGCCAGATGCCGGTCATCGTGCTTTCGTCCAAGGGACGGCCGATTGATCGGGAGACTGGCTTGGAGATGGGCGCAGACGACTACGTAGTCAAACCGTTCAGTCCGAGCCGGCTATTGGAGAAGATTCGCGATCTGCTCGATCGGCGAAGGCTGGCGAGTCTGACCGGCCAGTGA